The following proteins come from a genomic window of Nostoc sp. TCL26-01:
- a CDS encoding APC family permease codes for MSITNSPPQLKRELGVFGATLMGLGSIVGTGVFVSIGIGAGIAGPAVVLAVVIGAIVATCNGLNSAQLAANHPVSGGTYEYGYKYLTPAFGFTAGWMFLVAKTASAATAALGFAGYLFNILGWDTSWVVPSAILAVVVMTLVVLSGIKRSNLANTVIVLVTLVSLGVFVVACLPRALGQGADNLTPFFTGSLGDVLHASALMFVAYTGYGRIATMGEEARSPRETIPKAMIVCLILTMLLYIAVATVGIAAVGADAFTSATGVAKAAPLEVVVRSVAGSGAAIVLAVGAITAMLGVLLNLILGLSRVLLAMGRRTDAPKFLAQLNREQTSPYWAVIVVGVAIAFLVLLGNVKTTWSFSAFSVLIYYAITNFAALKLPPSERLYPTWVGWLGLLSCLFLAFWVESTIWQVGLGLIAAGLIWHKVRRVVM; via the coding sequence ATGTCCATTACTAATTCACCACCTCAGTTAAAAAGAGAGTTGGGGGTGTTTGGTGCGACTCTCATGGGATTGGGTTCGATTGTTGGTACGGGTGTATTTGTTAGTATTGGAATTGGGGCTGGGATTGCTGGCCCGGCGGTTGTTTTGGCTGTGGTGATTGGGGCAATTGTGGCTACTTGCAATGGTTTGAATAGCGCCCAGTTAGCCGCTAATCACCCGGTCAGTGGTGGTACGTATGAGTATGGTTATAAATATCTTACGCCGGCTTTTGGTTTTACTGCAGGTTGGATGTTTTTAGTAGCTAAGACAGCCTCGGCGGCAACTGCGGCTTTGGGGTTTGCTGGTTACTTATTTAACATTTTGGGTTGGGATACTAGTTGGGTTGTACCGTCAGCTATTTTAGCTGTAGTGGTGATGACTCTGGTTGTGTTGAGTGGGATTAAACGTTCTAATCTGGCTAACACAGTAATTGTCTTAGTTACTTTGGTATCTTTAGGGGTTTTTGTTGTTGCTTGTCTACCTCGTGCTTTAGGGCAAGGTGCGGACAATTTGACTCCTTTTTTTACTGGTTCTTTGGGGGATGTACTTCATGCTAGTGCTTTGATGTTTGTGGCTTACACGGGTTATGGACGTATTGCCACAATGGGTGAGGAGGCACGGTCTCCCAGAGAAACTATTCCCAAAGCGATGATTGTCTGTCTAATATTGACGATGTTGCTGTACATAGCAGTAGCAACGGTGGGAATAGCGGCTGTTGGTGCGGATGCTTTCACTAGTGCTACGGGAGTGGCGAAAGCTGCACCTTTGGAAGTGGTGGTACGAAGTGTAGCAGGTTCGGGTGCGGCCATAGTTTTGGCTGTTGGGGCGATAACTGCAATGTTGGGTGTGCTGTTGAATTTGATTTTGGGTTTATCTCGTGTCTTACTGGCCATGGGAAGACGCACCGATGCACCAAAATTTTTAGCACAATTGAATCGAGAACAGACATCACCCTACTGGGCGGTGATAGTTGTGGGAGTAGCGATCGCTTTCTTGGTACTCTTGGGTAATGTGAAAACTACATGGTCTTTTAGTGCCTTTAGTGTGCTGATTTACTACGCCATCACCAATTTCGCCGCTTTAAAACTCCCCCCATCAGAGCGACTTTACCCCACATGGGTAGGTTGGCTTGGTCTTTTATCTTGTCTATTCTTAGCTTTTTGGGTAGAGTCTACTATCTGGCAAGTGGGTTTAGGCTTAATTGCGGCTGGTTTAATCTGGCATAAAGTACGGAGGGTAGTGATGTAA
- a CDS encoding FGGY-family carbohydrate kinase gives MNFYLGIDFGTSGARAVVIDAAGNIQAQVQYPWQTKDNFSLVSSWQEALFSLLTQIPEQVRREVKAIAINGTSSTVLLCDATGTPVDTPLLYNDGRGSSVLAGLRDIAPPNHTVLSATSSLAKLLWMMQLPSFSEARYFLHQADWLGFLLHGKLGISDYHNALKLGYDVEKLQYPEWLESLNIPIYLPQILPPGTPVGELRPQIAQQFLFPPDCLVCTGTTDSIAAFLASGAKSPGEAVTSLGSTLVLKLLSRTRVEDARYGIYSHRLGDLWLTGGASNTGGAVLREFFTDTQLVNLSREIDESKTSELDYYPLLQVGDRFPINDPHLPPRLTPRPDNPVEFLHGLLESIARIEAQGYELLQKLGADTLNHVYTAGGGAKNPTWTTIRQRHLQVPVDSSHNTEAAYGTALLAMSAEC, from the coding sequence ATGAATTTTTATTTGGGGATCGACTTTGGGACATCTGGTGCTAGGGCAGTAGTCATTGATGCGGCTGGTAATATTCAGGCACAAGTGCAGTATCCTTGGCAAACCAAGGATAATTTTAGCTTGGTGTCTAGTTGGCAGGAAGCTTTATTTAGCTTACTCACACAAATCCCAGAACAAGTGCGTCGAGAAGTGAAGGCGATCGCTATCAACGGTACTTCGTCTACAGTCTTATTATGCGATGCCACAGGTACACCAGTAGACACACCTTTACTCTACAACGATGGGCGGGGATCATCTGTGCTAGCAGGTTTGAGAGATATTGCGCCCCCAAATCATACGGTTTTAAGTGCCACCTCCAGCTTGGCTAAGTTGTTGTGGATGATGCAATTACCCTCCTTTAGCGAGGCGAGATATTTCTTGCATCAAGCCGACTGGCTAGGATTCCTCCTACATGGCAAGTTAGGTATCAGCGACTATCACAACGCCTTAAAACTGGGATATGACGTAGAAAAATTACAGTATCCAGAATGGTTAGAAAGCCTAAACATCCCCATTTATCTCCCCCAAATTCTACCGCCTGGAACACCGGTTGGAGAATTGCGTCCCCAAATAGCCCAGCAGTTTTTATTCCCACCAGATTGTTTAGTCTGTACTGGTACAACTGATAGTATTGCGGCGTTTCTAGCCAGTGGGGCAAAATCCCCAGGGGAAGCTGTCACCTCCCTTGGTTCCACCCTAGTCCTGAAACTCTTAAGTCGCACCCGTGTAGAAGATGCGCGCTACGGAATTTACAGCCATCGACTTGGTGATTTGTGGCTCACTGGTGGTGCTTCTAATACAGGTGGGGCAGTATTACGAGAGTTTTTTACAGATACTCAATTAGTAAATCTCAGCCGTGAGATTGATGAGAGTAAAACTAGCGAGTTAGATTATTATCCCTTATTGCAGGTAGGCGATCGCTTTCCCATCAATGATCCCCATTTACCCCCAAGACTCACACCCCGCCCAGATAACCCAGTCGAATTTCTCCACGGATTATTAGAAAGTATTGCCCGCATCGAAGCCCAGGGCTATGAGTTATTACAAAAATTAGGTGCAGACACCCTAAATCACGTCTACACCGCCGGTGGTGGAGCAAAAAATCCCACCTGGACGACTATTCGTCAACGCCATCTCCAAGTACCTGTAGATTCCTCCCACAACACAGAAGCCGCCTATGGTACGGCGTTGCTGGCGATGAGTGCTGAGTGCTGA
- the psaM gene encoding photosystem I reaction center subunit XII, with protein MPISDTQVYIALIVALIPGILAWRLATELYK; from the coding sequence ATGCCTATTTCCGATACTCAAGTGTACATTGCTCTGATTGTGGCTCTAATTCCAGGTATTCTGGCTTGGCGTTTAGCAACAGAACTCTACAAGTAA
- a CDS encoding cation:proton antiporter has translation MSNFDLVIKLFLQLTVILATCRIVTIFGKRYLGQTDVVCEMIAGVMLGPSLLGLIAPEFQQWLFPKLPILTALGTKIPNPSMSILYAISQIGLAIYMFLIGLEFNTKLIRHHIKSAGILSAAGIITPFILGAIASFWLHGNGEFFQPKVTLWSGALFMGAAMTITAFPMLARILYEKGLTKTRFGTLAIGAASVDDGVAWCLLAIVLASVKNSSSIAILAIGGGIAYVLLAIFIGQPLLSKFVTLTRRDGGVSRQILTLLLIVLMFCAWFTDVTGIYAIFGAFILGAVTPRGEFGEQIRQYTEFLTTSFLLPIFFVFSGLNTQIGLVNTPILWGITILIVAIAIIGKGVACMLAAKLAKENWRESAVIGTLMNARGLMELIILNIGLEQGVITPTLFTIMVIMAIVTTLMASPLLTLLLNGTEYEKAAV, from the coding sequence ATGTCAAATTTCGATCTGGTGATTAAGTTATTTTTGCAACTGACAGTCATTTTAGCTACTTGTCGCATTGTCACAATTTTTGGCAAACGCTATCTTGGTCAAACTGATGTTGTTTGTGAAATGATCGCAGGTGTGATGCTAGGCCCTTCGCTACTGGGTTTGATTGCACCAGAATTTCAGCAATGGCTATTTCCCAAGCTACCGATATTAACTGCATTAGGGACGAAAATACCCAATCCGTCGATGTCGATTTTATATGCTATTAGCCAAATTGGGTTAGCAATTTATATGTTTCTCATTGGGTTGGAATTTAATACCAAACTCATCAGACACCATATCAAAAGTGCAGGAATTTTATCTGCGGCGGGGATTATTACGCCTTTTATTTTAGGTGCGATCGCTTCTTTCTGGTTACATGGTAATGGCGAATTTTTCCAACCTAAAGTTACACTGTGGTCTGGTGCTTTGTTTATGGGTGCGGCCATGACTATTACAGCATTTCCCATGCTAGCTCGCATCCTTTACGAAAAGGGCTTGACAAAAACCCGCTTTGGTACATTAGCTATAGGTGCAGCATCAGTTGATGATGGTGTGGCGTGGTGTTTACTGGCAATTGTCCTGGCTAGTGTAAAAAATTCTAGCAGTATTGCTATTCTAGCGATCGGTGGCGGGATTGCTTACGTGCTATTGGCAATTTTCATCGGTCAGCCTCTGCTGAGTAAATTTGTGACGTTGACAAGACGAGATGGTGGTGTAAGTCGGCAAATCCTCACTTTATTGTTGATTGTATTAATGTTCTGTGCTTGGTTTACTGATGTCACGGGTATCTATGCAATTTTTGGTGCATTCATCTTGGGTGCAGTAACACCACGAGGAGAATTTGGTGAACAAATCCGCCAGTACACGGAATTTTTGACAACTTCCTTTCTCTTGCCGATATTTTTTGTCTTCTCTGGACTTAACACCCAAATCGGGTTAGTCAACACACCAATTTTGTGGGGCATTACTATTTTGATTGTGGCGATCGCTATTATTGGTAAAGGTGTTGCTTGTATGCTAGCAGCAAAGTTAGCTAAAGAGAATTGGCGAGAATCAGCAGTTATTGGTACTTTAATGAATGCTCGCGGTTTAATGGAGTTAATTATCCTCAATATCGGTTTAGAACAAGGGGTGATTACTCCCACGTTATTTACCATCATGGTAATTATGGCGATTGTCACAACCCTGATGGCATCACCACTGCTAACTCTATTATTGAATGGTACAGAGTACGAAAAAGCTGCTGTTTAA
- a CDS encoding caspase family protein has protein sequence MKRRTFLQRIGSILAVLGVTETEWLMLSDRYYQALAQPTPRKLALLVGINQYRHSPTLSGCLTDVELQKELLVHRFGFQGSDILTLTDEQASREFIEAAFLDHLVKQAKSGDVVVFHFSGYGTQITVESEQLKNALVPTNENQAAQNSQIAEYLLEETLLLLLRSLPTDHVTAVLDTSYYPTPLQPTGWRVRSRADSPEVKLVSGEIDFLQQLKTQNLDLNSTAILSATADPQQSAREILMSGFSAGLFTYALTQQLWQSTPKTTIQVSLSHVANSVHQLGSKQQPGLLSQKKNQPAITFENLLLDHATSAEGVILAIEDDGKTALIWLGGLPAQVLEYYGVNSRLSLVTGEQLVLRSRTGLTAKAIIAKTGEIIPLQAGQLLQETLRVLPKNINLAVALDTSLERIERVDATSALTGISRFSSVVVGEQPADYVFGKLPQNPSRYGLFTPGGELIPNTDGGVGEAVKVAALRLSSKLLTLLAAKLWRLTENQGSSRLPVKVTLEIVNNISPRLVWQQETVRSLNNETTLKKPPATVVIPIGSRIQYRVQNLSDRPIYFMLLGLKNHRTAIGLYSWQTSPEPNNPDNKPQLQQVAIAPHETMTLPQAAPTSGWVTSGPAYECEHQIILSTAPFNSTLEALDNAKYSTGDQQPIGTLVNPLEIAQALLQDLHNANTIKSEMNGTATDSYILDVNNWASFNFSFQVA, from the coding sequence ATGAAGCGTCGGACTTTTTTACAACGGATTGGCTCAATACTCGCAGTGTTGGGTGTGACTGAGACTGAGTGGTTGATGTTGAGCGATCGCTATTATCAAGCTTTAGCACAACCTACGCCACGAAAACTAGCATTATTAGTTGGGATTAATCAATATCGCCACAGTCCTACCTTGAGTGGTTGTCTGACTGATGTGGAATTACAAAAAGAATTATTAGTGCATCGGTTTGGCTTTCAGGGGTCTGATATCCTGACGTTAACTGACGAACAAGCTAGCCGAGAATTTATTGAAGCAGCTTTTTTAGATCATCTTGTGAAACAAGCTAAATCTGGTGATGTGGTAGTCTTCCACTTTAGCGGCTATGGTACACAAATCACGGTAGAATCTGAGCAGTTAAAGAATGCTTTAGTGCCGACTAATGAGAATCAAGCCGCACAAAATTCTCAAATAGCTGAATATTTACTAGAAGAAACCTTACTCTTATTGTTGCGATCGCTGCCTACAGATCATGTGACAGCTGTCTTGGATACTAGCTATTATCCCACTCCTCTCCAGCCTACTGGGTGGCGAGTTCGCTCTCGTGCAGATTCCCCAGAGGTAAAGTTAGTTAGTGGAGAGATTGATTTTCTCCAACAACTGAAGACACAAAATTTAGACCTCAATTCCACAGCCATCTTATCAGCCACAGCTGATCCCCAACAATCAGCTAGAGAAATACTCATGTCTGGTTTTAGTGCTGGGTTATTTACTTATGCTTTAACACAGCAACTTTGGCAGTCTACTCCCAAGACAACTATTCAAGTCAGCCTGTCTCATGTAGCCAATTCCGTACACCAATTAGGCAGTAAACAGCAACCAGGGTTACTGAGTCAGAAGAAAAATCAACCTGCTATCACCTTTGAGAATTTGCTCTTAGATCACGCTACTAGTGCCGAGGGAGTGATTCTGGCTATAGAAGATGATGGCAAAACAGCCTTGATCTGGTTGGGAGGACTACCCGCCCAGGTACTAGAATATTATGGTGTGAATTCTCGACTTTCCTTAGTGACAGGAGAGCAGTTAGTATTGCGATCGCGCACAGGATTAACTGCTAAAGCGATAATAGCCAAAACAGGAGAAATAATTCCCCTCCAAGCCGGGCAACTGCTGCAAGAAACTCTGCGGGTATTACCGAAAAATATTAACTTAGCAGTAGCCTTAGATACAAGTTTAGAGAGAATCGAAAGAGTCGATGCTACCAGCGCCTTGACGGGAATCTCACGCTTTTCTAGCGTCGTTGTCGGTGAACAACCAGCCGATTACGTGTTTGGTAAGTTACCACAAAACCCCAGTCGTTATGGTTTATTTACTCCAGGTGGTGAACTCATTCCCAATACAGATGGCGGAGTTGGGGAGGCTGTGAAAGTAGCAGCGCTGAGGCTATCATCAAAATTGCTCACCCTGTTAGCGGCGAAGTTGTGGCGACTCACAGAAAATCAAGGTTCTTCCCGTTTACCAGTCAAGGTGACACTGGAGATTGTTAACAATATATCGCCCAGATTGGTGTGGCAACAAGAAACAGTCCGGAGTCTCAACAATGAAACTACGCTCAAAAAACCTCCCGCTACTGTGGTAATACCTATCGGTAGCCGGATACAGTACCGAGTGCAAAATTTAAGCGATCGCCCAATCTATTTTATGCTTTTGGGGTTAAAAAATCATCGTACAGCGATCGGTCTTTATTCTTGGCAAACATCTCCAGAACCCAACAATCCCGATAATAAACCCCAACTCCAGCAAGTAGCGATCGCTCCTCATGAGACTATGACTTTACCACAGGCTGCACCCACATCAGGATGGGTAACTTCCGGGCCAGCTTACGAATGCGAACACCAAATCATTCTCAGTACTGCACCCTTCAACAGTACCTTAGAAGCCTTAGACAATGCTAAATATTCCACAGGAGATCAACAGCCTATTGGCACATTGGTAAATCCCCTAGAAATTGCCCAAGCACTACTACAAGACTTGCACAATGCCAATACTATCAAATCTGAGATGAATGGCACAGCAACAGATTCATACATCTTAGATGTCAACAATTGGGCAAGTTTCAACTTTAGCTTTCAAGTAGCATAA
- the sat gene encoding sulfate adenylyltransferase encodes MSQHSDAIAPHGGELVSRIATPEQKQEFLSKAEFLPRVQLDERAVSDLEMIAIGAFSPLTGFMNQEDYDRVVTEMRLANGLVWSIPITLSVSEEVAASLMEGSLIRLDNPKGEYIGVLQLTQKYRYDKNHEAINVYRTDDAKHPGVKVLYNQGAVHLAGDIWLLQRDPHPLFPAYQIDPLASRQMFQEKGWKTIVGFQTRNPIHRAHEYIQKCALETVDGLFLHPLVGATKEDDIAADVRMRCYEILLEHYYPVDRVILAINPAAMRYAGPREAIFHALVRKNYGCTHFIVGRDHAGVGDYYGTYDAQYIFDEFAPGELGIVPMKFEHAFYCTRTKQMATSKTSPSKPEERIHLSGTKVREMLRRGELPPPEFSRPEVAAELARAMRVQVLA; translated from the coding sequence TTGAGCCAGCATTCAGATGCCATTGCACCGCACGGTGGAGAGTTGGTTAGTCGCATTGCCACACCAGAACAGAAGCAAGAGTTTCTTTCTAAGGCTGAGTTTTTGCCGCGAGTGCAACTTGATGAACGCGCCGTTTCTGATTTAGAAATGATTGCTATTGGGGCTTTTAGTCCCCTGACTGGTTTTATGAACCAGGAAGACTACGATCGCGTCGTGACAGAAATGCGTTTAGCTAACGGTCTTGTGTGGTCAATACCGATTACACTGTCGGTAAGCGAAGAAGTAGCTGCCTCATTAATGGAAGGTAGCTTGATTCGTTTGGATAATCCCAAGGGTGAGTATATTGGGGTTTTGCAACTCACACAAAAATATCGCTACGATAAAAATCACGAAGCCATTAATGTCTATCGTACTGATGATGCCAAGCATCCAGGGGTAAAGGTACTCTATAACCAAGGTGCTGTGCATCTTGCTGGTGATATCTGGCTATTACAACGCGATCCCCATCCCCTGTTTCCTGCATACCAAATTGATCCTCTGGCTTCACGGCAAATGTTTCAAGAGAAAGGTTGGAAAACTATAGTTGGTTTTCAAACCCGCAACCCCATTCACCGCGCCCACGAATACATCCAAAAATGTGCTTTAGAAACTGTGGATGGTCTATTTTTACATCCTTTAGTCGGGGCAACTAAGGAAGATGATATTGCAGCTGATGTCAGGATGCGCTGCTATGAAATCTTGCTAGAACATTACTACCCAGTAGATAGGGTGATTTTAGCAATTAATCCAGCCGCCATGCGTTATGCAGGGCCGAGGGAAGCAATATTTCACGCTTTAGTTCGCAAAAACTACGGTTGTACTCACTTTATCGTCGGACGGGATCACGCTGGCGTAGGTGACTACTACGGTACTTATGATGCTCAATATATCTTTGATGAATTTGCCCCTGGTGAGTTGGGAATTGTACCGATGAAATTTGAACACGCTTTCTACTGCACCCGTACGAAACAGATGGCGACAAGTAAAACTAGTCCTAGCAAACCAGAAGAACGCATCCACCTATCAGGAACAAAAGTCAGAGAAATGCTACGTCGTGGTGAATTACCCCCACCAGAGTTTTCCCGCCCAGAAGTAGCAGCAGAATTAGCGAGGGCGATGCGAGTTCAGGTTTTGGCGTGA